In Zalophus californianus isolate mZalCal1 chromosome 4, mZalCal1.pri.v2, whole genome shotgun sequence, the following proteins share a genomic window:
- the TEX38 gene encoding testis-expressed protein 38 isoform X1 produces MDSQQEDLSLPGVWVSLYFGFLGLCSVVTGGCILFLHWRKNLRREERAQEWVEVMRAATFTYSPLLYWINKRRHYGMNTAINTGPPPTVTKTETEVQNADPLWDLDIPTGRNSASQDSSPKVEAPAPLRPPLQPLPSPMLRSHTSFPVTVPVFQEVPFALSLCNLPPVLNHSVSYPLDTCPESNVHFHSLPAMAHGDHCFSAKPFASEL; encoded by the coding sequence TGTGGGTCTCACTGTACTTCGGATTCCTGGGGCTGTGTTCTGTGGTAACCGGCGGCTGCATTCTCTTTCTGCACTGGAGGAAGAACTTGCGGCGGGAAGAGCGTGCCCAGGAGTGGGTGGAGGTGATGAGGGCCGCTACGTTCACCTACAGCCCGCTGTTGTACTGGATTAACAAGCGTCGGCATTATGGCATGAACACAGCCATCAACACGGGCCCTCCTCCTACTGTCACCAAGACCGAGACTGAGGTCCAGAATGCAGATCCTCTATGGGATTTGGACATCCCCACGGGCAGGAACTCTGCTTCCCAAGACAGCAGCCCCAAGGTGGAGGCCCCTGCCCCGCTACGACCTCCGCTGCAGCCCCTACCTTCGCCAATGCTGCGGTCCCACACCAGCTTCCCAGTCACGGTTCCCGTCTTCCAGGAGGTTCCCTTTGCCCTTTCCCTGTGCAACCTGCCCCCAGTGCTGAACCACTCAGTCTCCTACCCTTTGGACACTTGTCCTGAAAGTAATGTCCACTTCCATTCCCTCCCCGCTATGGCCCATGGAGACCACTGCTTCAGTGCCAAGCCTTTTGCTTCAGAATTATAG
- the TEX38 gene encoding testis-expressed protein 38 isoform X2 gives MVWVSLYFGFLGLCSVVTGGCILFLHWRKNLRREERAQEWVEVMRAATFTYSPLLYWINKRRHYGMNTAINTGPPPTVTKTETEVQNADPLWDLDIPTGRNSASQDSSPKVEAPAPLRPPLQPLPSPMLRSHTSFPVTVPVFQEVPFALSLCNLPPVLNHSVSYPLDTCPESNVHFHSLPAMAHGDHCFSAKPFASEL, from the coding sequence TGTGGGTCTCACTGTACTTCGGATTCCTGGGGCTGTGTTCTGTGGTAACCGGCGGCTGCATTCTCTTTCTGCACTGGAGGAAGAACTTGCGGCGGGAAGAGCGTGCCCAGGAGTGGGTGGAGGTGATGAGGGCCGCTACGTTCACCTACAGCCCGCTGTTGTACTGGATTAACAAGCGTCGGCATTATGGCATGAACACAGCCATCAACACGGGCCCTCCTCCTACTGTCACCAAGACCGAGACTGAGGTCCAGAATGCAGATCCTCTATGGGATTTGGACATCCCCACGGGCAGGAACTCTGCTTCCCAAGACAGCAGCCCCAAGGTGGAGGCCCCTGCCCCGCTACGACCTCCGCTGCAGCCCCTACCTTCGCCAATGCTGCGGTCCCACACCAGCTTCCCAGTCACGGTTCCCGTCTTCCAGGAGGTTCCCTTTGCCCTTTCCCTGTGCAACCTGCCCCCAGTGCTGAACCACTCAGTCTCCTACCCTTTGGACACTTGTCCTGAAAGTAATGTCCACTTCCATTCCCTCCCCGCTATGGCCCATGGAGACCACTGCTTCAGTGCCAAGCCTTTTGCTTCAGAATTATAG